The DNA region aacatgtctgattccaaattacataaattaatataaggATAATactctataatatcatgcatatatataaattttataaaagaactAAACTGTAACTGTTagttaatcttttattttcatttgtaaatatgttttgagtcatcctaaaagtttacatttataaaataaattattattataaaactatatattcttattatagttaaatatataattttatatataagttggattagtcaAGCCACTCATGTTGtgagtatattgagttacatatattctttcaaattccaactgaactataattatcttttattataattaagtaaaatcaaattaattttatttatcgtttaaaagtgcatatattttcataatatttatcatttatttatcgtttaaatacttaaatatcataaataaataaataaataattactgTTAATTTAAAATGGATACTACATggttcaaaatttaaaacaaagttCACGTATCTGTACTTTAGTTGTCTCTTCTTCTATAAGTTTGACAACTGCACATgtgcaaataaataaattagttgtaGCTACCCGCCCATGGGATTTAGGTTGGCCCTGAAAAGCACCAACTATAACCCCTCACATATAAATCTTAAGCTTTTTCAAGGTATGTTGTTGGTGTGCTAAGCGTTCCTCGAACCCATGATCTCACCCTATAACAACTATTTCACAGGATAAGTTGTCACCAATTGACATCAACAACCTACCTGAAGATAGCTCAGGGTTTACAAGTGAAGAGATGGGGCAGTGCTCTGCAGGACCAGTCCAGATCCCACGGGACAGGTTGTTACATTAGTTCTCCAAAATTTTGACAAAGCGTTGGAAAAGTTCTCTAAGATTTTGACAAGACTCTTGATGAGAAAGTTGATCATGAAGAGTTTATATGTGGGATTAAGCGTTGGCTTATTCAGGCAATGGGAGATGCTTGTCCTTCTGCTCCTGATGTCGGTACTAGAACAATGAAGTACCTTAACCATTTCCATgtgaaagaaagagagatacATTGTTGATGATACTGTAACATCCCAAGTTGTGATATATGGAAAGgattaagagaattgatttggttatctatgtcaccaaagtGCGTTTACTTTTTCTagcacacatccgtttagaattCTAGAGTCAACAGTTGACTTAGTGAGTCAACAGCTGTTCACAGCGTGTGAGTGAGTTCAAAGCACAGGGAAATGTCATGTGGCGATTATAGgatcagtaaacaatgattttaaGCCTTTAGAAAAATTAATGCACCACCCGTAACACGCGATGGAGCCCACGGCCCGAGTGAGCGGGCGTAAGAGGCCCATTAGTCGTGGGCAGTTGGGGAGTTACAAATGGTATCTGAGCTGGTTTCTGACccgagaggcgtcttgagacatGTCGTgggcgcaacgaggacgttgcaTTTTTTGAGAGgaggtgaattgtaacatcccgaatTGTGATATATGGAAAGACTTAAGACAATTGATTTGAATACCTATATCAACAAAGTGCGCTTATATTTTCCAACAAACATCCGtatagaactccagagttattcgcgatagcgtgcgagtgagATCAAAGCACGGGGAAATGTCATGTGGTGATTTCAGGGttagtaaacaatgatttcaaGCCTTTGTAAAAATTAATGCACTGTCTGTCAGACGGAACGGGCCACCCACATGACGAGTGAGCTGGCGTGGAAGACCTATTAACCGtaggcggtcggggcgttacagaTACCTCATTTAAAACTCTCTCTAGAACTTACTTTTTGTGTGTCTTGTGCAGCAAACAAAGAGAGAGCATGCTCTGTTGTGAGATAATGAAAATGGTGAGAATGATGAGGAATCAGGGGAGATTGCGGACCCGAAATGGATCACCAATAAAGAAGATTTTTTGCTACTCTCAGGAGCAGTCATTTGCTGATCCTTTAGTGGACACATTTAATAGCTTCTTAGCAGCAACATGGATCCCATCTTTCTTCATTTCTTTCATTGCTTTGCCTCAGCCACCAACTCAAGTGAAGCTGTCTCTGCCATCATCTTCGCCTCTCGCAAAAAGATCAGAACAACTTCCATAACTTTCTCCCATGTCTGTTTGTTTAATGAACTGAGCCATCTTTCTATCTCTTTATAGCTTACTATAGCCCTCCTTCATGGTGTTTGTTTTGTCACATCTATGTGGTGGAGTGACAATGAATAACATTCTCTGTCTCTCGGTGTTCTTAGTGATCGTTAACCTAAGAGGACTAACGTGGAACTTCTCATCGAAAGTGTTGGTTATTCTTATAGTTTTACTGGTGATGGGAGGTTTTGCTAGCTTCCGCACAACTTATCCTCTTTGGACATGTTTCATAGCATATTTGGTTTACCCATACTCTCTTAGGGTCTGGTTTATATTATGGATTACTGGTTTGGCTGGTCTTAGTTCAAAAAGGTTTGGTGACAAGAGCTGAGTTTGTTCTATAGcatgttttgttattttgtctCTCATGTTATGGATTTGAGAGTGTAAACTTTAGCTAAATTCCTGAGATTTTTCAGTGATTATGTTTGTTTGAAAgcttatatattatgtttcttGTGTCTCAGGTATATTATCATATCCTACCCTTTTTGTATCCTTCTTCTACTACTATTGCGGATGTTATTACTTGTTGTTGCAAAAGAAACTAGAGTACACTTGTAATCTCACTCATGGGACTGAAATTTATcaatttttgagaaaattaaagATGAGACTAAAAAACTGATGATTGGCTTGCTAGTAATGTACATAATTGCCATAAACATAAGTATTAGCATTCAACTACTCTTAATAATTTCTTCATTTTGTGTTAACACATAATTTTATTGTAGAGGTCCcgtagctcagttggttagagcgttGGTCTTATGAGCCGAAGGTCGCGGGTTCGAGACCCGCCGGAACCAAAAGGgagttatatttaattttagaaatcaaGTTTTAAACCTAAAACCCAATGCTAACATCGCCGATCTTTTCACTTTTTTTATCTTGGATGAgtcatctcttctctctttctccatATCTTATGGCCCGATTTCTAATTGTaatattgttttgatttattttaattcgAAATTAAGTCATTCATATTTActcataataatattaataataataataataataaataataataataataataataataataataataataataataataactaaaaaagaAATGCCAATCTATctagcttttttattttattattcttctctttttttgttttctgcgattcccatttctcttcttctttctctaagCTTTTTTTATTTGGGTTGAAGGTGATAGAACCTCCGCCGGTGATGGAAACCGTCATTAACAATTCTGCAGGTGATGAAAACGACAGCATCAATTGCAGAAAACAAAGAGAGGAAATTAAAGATGAAATGAATCAAATAATGGTTGCGTATCGCTACTGATGTACATAATCGTCATAAACATAAGTATTAGCATTTAACAACTGCTCTTAATAAATTCTTCATTTTATGTtaacacataattttattttaaagttatcgTAACTCAGTTGATTAGAGTGTTGGTCTTATGAACCGAAGATCACGGGTTCAAGCCCAGTCTGAACCAAAAATACTAAGACCAAAAACAAGTTATATTTGGTTTTAGAAATCAAGTTTTAATTTGAAACTCAATGCTAACATGGTCGAGCTTCAAAGACCATCTTATATCTTCTCACTTTTCTCTATTTTGGGGAAGTCATCTCCTCTCTTGCCCCCAAATTTTATGATCCAATCTCTGATAACCTCATTATAATCCCCTTACTATTATTCGAGGAGACCACTAATCAAAGTAACCTTTTGCTCATGTGTTTATTACATATGTgtcatttcctatgtggcatcTCCACATTTAACCTCACACCATTTTTTTAAAAGCCCATCCTTGCCTAGAGTATTTACTTCTCATGACATTCTAATGGACATATGTTATATTGAATAGGgaataaatgttattaataCGTGTATTGctttatgttatattatttatgatcaTGCGGTGGTTACAATACGTGTATTGCCTTACGTGATGTGCTTTACGTTTACTTCTCATGCCATTTTTGGTGATTAAAATGGCACTTTTATACGCCTGTTTTATAGTTTATGTTTATACAGACAATAACATTATGTatacttcttttatattttggtgaTATTTTGGTGATGTATTCTTTCTCAACTGAAGTTATAATGCTCATactaacataaaaaatatatatatttttgttgcaacaaaagaacatatatatatatttttgttccaagaacatatatatatatatatatatatatatatatatatatatatatatatatatattgttaatataatgctCATACTTATAATAGTGGTAGttgtcatattttatattttatttatattttatccaTCGTTTcgtgaaaacatatatttatatatttatttttatattttatgtttatcgtaatttttatatttttttatttttatgatacaacCATAATCCTATTCCAAAAAATGCaattattgattatttaaaCGATTCTAAATATTGATTACTCTACGATTAAATCGGACAAGTCTTCCATATTCAGAGTATTTTTGGTTATCATAATTTATTGAAACTTTATCAATTACGGCAATACACATAAATTCAGGGTCaatgtattatgtttttttaattatgttaaaatttgATTCCTTCATTCCAATTATAGGAAGGCGTATTATTTTGTTGCCTTTTTTGCATAATGATATTGATGCGTGATTACTAATCCACATTAACTAATATATGGCCTCCGTAACAtaatacagtagaacctctataaattaataatgttgggactttgaaattttattaatttatagagatattaatttacaaaagtttccttatttagattttttctatttttaattatttttatttataaaaaaaaatattttattttaccgtaTGTAcattgtttaaattttagaaatttgactttcatatttttttattatcttatttgtttatatttttatgtttcatagaattgTTAAGTGGTTTTCGGTATAATTTtaccaaatattattaaaatatattgaaatgttaagaaaaacaaagaattttcattgtgaatataaaaccaacaatataatatttagcttgtacttatataaaaattatatatagatagattattaatttatgattttaaggggactatatatttacatagaagttttaaaaatattattattttatcgatttgtgttaTATTTAACACTAGCCCAATTTGGGACcggcaaaatttattaatttatagaaattattaatttatagagtattaatttatagaggtttcactgtacatTATAGTCACATTCGGTATCACCAATCTCGGATTCTTGATTGATATTTGAGGCATATTCTTAGTTTGTAGTTACCATAATTATAAAAACTCTTTGTCacatctcctatatattattttagaagctctaaaaaaaataacattcacTTCATGTGCTATTTACATAATGTCATTTCCTAGATGGCATGTTCACATTTACTCTCACAACCATCTTGAAAAAACCCTTACATTACTAGAAAAAATTACATGTATATGCCATTAATAAATCAGTCCAAAGTTTAGTATTATTAAGAGTATACACATAATCAATCCCTTACTTATTATTTCAATCAATCATGAGCGTAATTGTTTTTTCCATATATAACATAGCGATACAGTTTCCATAGTTAACATTTTCGTACAATATATAGTTAAgaccaaattttattaaatattcatTGAACGGCGGTTTTCATTCGGtaataaggaaaataaaatcataaatataggTTGATGAAACTTTATAGGTAAAGGAACTATTAGTTACCCGTTCTCACCTGACAACACTCTATATGGTattttagtaatacaaaatttctttataatgaataaaaggttctgaaaaatgattttaaataaataagaaaagaaaagaaaaggtttaataaattttttaaaaattattaatgaatatAAAGTGTTGTGTCCTCTTTCCTTTAGCGTTTTTTCTGTATGATTGAAAATAcattataaatatgtataccGTGAATGAATTACGTTTCCATATTAATTAGCATCCATAATTAtcgttttcattttatttccaTAATGAACATTCCGATAAATTTTACATACTTAACATTTCAATTGCGTTATTCATTTTGTTAATGAATAACCCGTTTTGATAACAACCATTTCATATCCCATTATCAAATTCTGATACAATGAATAATGATCATAActcatatatatttgttaacaatgtctataaaactaatatggaccaaataattaagtaaaatgTCTTTTCAAATCAGCCTAATTAAGTTCATGTTTTTTGGTTAGGCCAATATATTGTATAAACATAtgtctaaacatatatataatattaacattaGTTGGGTTTTTGGCCAAgataatattgtatatatatttttgtctaaacatatatatacttaagtttTACGTTAGTTggcttataagttataactgaTTGTACAATACTTTCAAAAAGAAGTCCATAAATTTCATGCAATCACTTAAATTAAGCACATTGACTTTTTAATTAAGGAATCAACATAACTGTTGACACTGCAAAATAATATTGGATGGAGTGAAAGTATCATTAAATAATATCCTATATTTTATTCCCTTTCATATAATACTTtccaaaatcatatattaattaattttgtctCCATAAATATTCGATCAGGTTAACTATATAGTCAAATATAATAGTcaatgttttctaaattttttctcctgcatataatactttccaaaataataaattatataaactaaactttATGAATTTTTGGGGTTGTATTTTCGCGAATATTCGTTTGACACAAAACTTTATGAATTTTTGGGGTTGACACTAAACTTTATCCCTAtgtgactatatatatcatACTAAACTAAcgtcttttgttatttttcttaatagCATTCTGAGCAcactatgtttatatatatatatttatatatttttttaatagcatTATGAAGAcactatgtttatataatagCACTCTGAAGAcactatgtttatatatatatatatatatatatatatatatatatataatgaatattTCGATAAATTTTGGAATTAATGGTTTGAATTTATTGTTACAGGaaatatacatatgttaataaaatcatatgataataaatatttatattgaaatatactatatatctatgtcaatttcattgaaatttaattatataccatataaaataatataataattattttgatttatttaccataaaaatattgtaaataaacaagaagtattgttttatttatgtgATTACTCTAAtcccatatatatattaattgaaaaacaGTTGATTACTCTAGCATGTgtgatttattaattaatattttttaaaaaatttaaaagagatGGAtacattgaatatatatttagaagCTATTGAATCATCTAGCGAGAATATGGAACGAGAATATGGATTGCAGAAAAATACTTATTTCCTAATTCTAATCCATGTTTCTTCGTCACAACACCGATTGAGAGTAATTTGAACTTTAAAGTGTCGATTTTGATAATCTGAAATGGCAACGTTTTTATTTCAGCACACTGGTTTCCTTAAATGAGCGtagaacattttttaatatttaaccaAATGGGCTACATACATAGTAtaatgtgttttggtttaaaaattgttgcatacccaaaatcaatGCAAACCATCATCATgtagattaaaattttgttacaataaaaatataggattgggcaaaaaatctgaatccaaaataCTGAACCAAATGCAATCCGAAGAATTAGTActtaactttaactaaaattggttagattaaaattttggtatctggAGAATCGAACCAAATTCgatttgaaccaaaaaaattcGGATATCGTGTATATTCGAagcagatttatatacttaaatatatattatttatttttaaatttaatatctagaagaatatacaaaatatataagatatttttaagttgtccaaaattcttagaaatatataaaattagttaaaaatacatattttaaaatagctaaacggTACTCAAGACATCAAAAGTATTTagaatatctattgatttcctattcaaatatttaagataaaccaattttatgttaatattatgtatttggcatacattattgatatttatatgttatatattatttttatttttatattttgaaacatttaaAGTATGTATGAActttaatatttcttaaatgattttaatgggttatccgaaccaaaTTCAAACCGAATCGGCAAAGATTTCAACCGAACAGAACAAAACCGAAGTAAATGGTACCCGAATGTCCATCTCcaatcaaatgtaaaaatagTTATTGGTAATAAactatatgttatttataatatttaaatacagcATTTTTGAGAAAACTCATCCCGCGCagggcgcgggttatcatctagttgtgatattattttaattttacttctaattcaaaaattaaatcatcTATACAAGTTTTTAAACCTGGAACCCAATTAGAGATGTCAAACAGGTTGAtccgtcccgtcccgtcccgtacCGCAGCGGGCTCATCTCTTTGCGGGTCACGGCGGGTCAGGTCCGCGCGGGCTGTGGTCTCCAAAAGGTCGTCCCAAGCCCGTACCGCAAATTGCACACTCCTTTACAGGCTGTCCTTAAGCTTTCAGAGATCAACTTataagataaaattttgaaaatgttcgAACATTAGAATGATTAAGACTATGGAATAGCATGCAAAGAAAAATGTGCAGTGTGACTTAGTCTAACAGAAAGTGCACAAAGCCACAGCTACAGGGTAGAAAAGTGAATGAGACACGACAGAGAACCAGGAGCTTCATTAGAATAATAAGATATAAGCACCTTTCTCCTCGATATTGTCCGGGTTAATTGTGCAGACACACCAAAATCCGCGACCTGATACGCGTGAATGAAGTTGGAGATCAGCAGTGCAACTAAACGACTCGGACATACAAGAATTTATTGAATTAAGTTTCAGAAGTAGAGAATACCTTGACATCACCATTCTCGGACAACAAAATATTAGCGGCTGCAGAAACAGGAAGAAAACAAATTGTCAGGTAATAAGCAATGAGAACACAGTTGAACCAAGAAAGGTCattaagatttaaaaacatatttagcaGAGAAAACCTTTGATATCTCTGTGGATCTTCCCCTCAGTGTGGAGATATTCAACAGCATGAAGTAGACCACCCGTAATACAAGCAATTGAAATTTCATCCAATGGATGACCTGGTTGAAGCTACACTCGCAATATTGTTTACAAGAGGATTATAATTAGCATCACCATagaaacaattatatatatctcAACTCAGCAAAGAAGTGAAATAACACACCAGGTCAGCGACTGAACCACCAGCCATATATTCCATAATGATCCATAACTTGGTCTGGTGGAGGTAAGAACCATAGTATTCGGTAATATAAGGGCAACGGCATTGTGAAAATACTGAAATTTCCTGGGTTTAATAAGACAACGTGAGCACGACAATCTTGCATTGCTAATTTATAGAGAATATCAATTTACAATCTGGGTTTACGTTAATCCAAGAGATACCTTGTGAATATCATCAATTTCA from Raphanus sativus cultivar WK10039 chromosome 8, ASM80110v3, whole genome shotgun sequence includes:
- the LOC108820427 gene encoding uncharacterized protein LOC108820427, which codes for MEYMAGGSVADLLQPGHPLDEISIACITGGLLHAVEYLHTEGKIHRDIKAANILLSENGDVKVADFGVSAQLTRTISRRKVLISYYSNEAPGSLSCLIHFSTL